One window of Aliarcobacter lanthieri genomic DNA carries:
- a CDS encoding TonB-dependent receptor domain-containing protein — protein MKINDKNKIILTTFFLPSLLLAQTTILDEIIVEEKKELKTNSMNIDLEKIEQNQANSFFDLFEKNSSTDTGGGAKNAQRVYLRGLESSNFNISLDGAKQGKNMFQHRGNELGVNPDLLKVVNIKTSPDASKGSALGGSIQMTTKDAQDFIQGDRKYGTVFKAGYNTNAEQKIGSATAYSVFNESLGAILSISGVNSENYKNGAGEKVLATAYKDRDYLFKLSLLNAKNNDLRVTLSQNENNGIYQWGRAGSDVALATDPSLLEHIIMTTTNYALNHNYNPNNLINLETNLNFSEVKIDRKTNDKEYKNDTFGLKVQNHFDFDIASTKNRVSLGVDYSKEDGKGSFDPHNLDIAITKYSPVKTQNKALFIQNRTQIGSLGVDYGLRFDDYEFETGLGKTSDDSFSPNIGLDYEITPNSLIYANYGKASRMGGIIPFTWLTQIHKDRTYSDDLKAEKSTRYEAGYKYDKNGIFATDDYISFNANIFKTKIKDLIIAEATNGGSGEGGRTIQNIFNSSSEFESKGYELKLSYAYNIFQTYLGFTKIKTNTIKDDSGLVAGVDESITLRRVGAYDSEKFVWNIGVEPINNLFIDYTLNAVSGINDPIIRSGYTTHDINAKYKVLNNLILFASINNLTNKDYGKHTTLSNATNQFRHEMGRDYRFALKYEF, from the coding sequence ATGAAAATTAATGATAAGAACAAAATTATCCTAACAACTTTTTTCCTTCCTAGCTTACTTTTAGCACAAACAACTATACTTGATGAGATAATAGTTGAAGAGAAAAAAGAGTTAAAAACAAACTCTATGAATATAGATTTGGAAAAAATAGAACAAAATCAAGCAAACTCTTTTTTTGATTTGTTTGAAAAAAATTCTTCAACTGATACTGGTGGTGGAGCAAAAAATGCACAAAGAGTATATTTAAGAGGATTAGAAAGTTCAAATTTCAACATCTCTTTAGATGGGGCTAAACAGGGTAAAAATATGTTTCAACACAGAGGAAATGAGTTAGGAGTAAATCCAGATTTATTAAAAGTTGTAAATATAAAAACTTCTCCTGATGCTTCAAAAGGTTCTGCTTTGGGTGGAAGTATACAGATGACTACAAAAGATGCACAGGATTTTATACAAGGAGATAGAAAATATGGTACTGTTTTTAAAGCTGGTTACAACACAAATGCTGAACAAAAAATAGGAAGTGCAACTGCATATTCAGTTTTTAATGAAAGCTTAGGAGCAATCTTAAGTATTAGTGGAGTAAATAGTGAAAACTATAAAAATGGTGCAGGAGAAAAAGTTTTAGCAACTGCCTATAAAGATAGAGATTATCTATTCAAATTAAGTTTACTTAATGCAAAAAATAATGATTTAAGAGTAACTCTTAGCCAAAATGAAAACAATGGGATTTATCAATGGGGAAGAGCAGGAAGTGATGTTGCTTTAGCTACAGATCCATCACTACTTGAACATATTATTATGACTACAACAAACTATGCTTTAAATCATAATTATAATCCAAATAATTTGATAAATTTGGAAACAAACTTAAACTTTAGTGAAGTAAAAATAGATAGAAAAACAAATGACAAAGAGTATAAAAATGATACTTTTGGACTAAAAGTACAAAATCACTTTGATTTTGATATAGCTTCTACAAAAAATAGAGTTTCTCTTGGAGTTGATTACTCAAAAGAAGATGGAAAGGGTAGTTTTGATCCGCATAATTTGGATATTGCTATCACAAAATACTCTCCAGTAAAAACTCAAAACAAAGCTTTATTTATTCAAAATAGAACTCAAATTGGCTCTTTGGGAGTTGATTATGGTTTAAGATTTGATGATTATGAGTTTGAAACTGGACTTGGAAAAACAAGTGATGATAGTTTTTCACCAAATATTGGACTTGATTATGAAATTACTCCTAACTCTTTAATTTATGCAAATTATGGAAAAGCAAGTAGGATGGGTGGAATTATACCATTCACATGGCTAACACAAATACATAAAGATAGAACATATTCAGATGATTTAAAAGCTGAGAAATCTACAAGATATGAAGCTGGATATAAATATGATAAAAATGGAATTTTCGCAACTGATGATTATATATCTTTTAATGCAAATATTTTTAAAACAAAAATAAAAGATTTAATCATTGCAGAAGCTACAAATGGTGGAAGTGGAGAAGGTGGAAGAACTATACAAAATATCTTCAATAGTTCAAGCGAATTTGAATCAAAAGGTTATGAACTAAAACTATCTTATGCTTATAATATTTTTCAAACATATTTAGGATTTACAAAAATCAAAACAAATACGATTAAAGATGATTCAGGTTTAGTTGCAGGAGTTGATGAGTCAATCACTTTAAGAAGGGTTGGTGCTTATGATAGTGAGAAATTTGTTTGGAATATTGGAGTTGAACCTATAAATAATCTTTTTATTGATTATACTTTAAATGCCGTTTCAGGAATAAATGACCCAATTATAAGAAGTGGTTACACAACACACGATATAAATGCAAAATATAAGGTTCTAAATAACCTAATACTTTTTGCAAGTATTAATAACCTAACAAATAAAGATTATGGAAAACATACAACACTTTCAAATGCAACAAATCAATTTAGGCATGAAATGGGAAGAGATTATAGATTTGCTTTAAAATATGAGTTTTAA
- the serS gene encoding serine--tRNA ligase, translated as MIDIKLLQKDFDYVVTSLKKKGVDNELLNSLNTLAQNTKDKRQTMEEVTAEQNILSKEFGRYKKENIDIRELQEKINSLKTKKQELEDEVKVLEEELNAIILGVPNLPDDSVPFGADENENVILEVVGQKPNFSFTPKEHWDLECDWLDFQRGVKLAKSRFTALKSDGARLERALINYMLDFNRQRGFNEWYVPFMANSNALLGTGQLPKFSDDLFKIEGEDLYLIPTAEVSLTNLYNDEIISKDELPLLLTSYTPCFRKEAGSAGRDTRGLIRQHQFDKVEMVAITSQEQSDEIFEKMVQCASDLLSSLGLCHQKVQLCSGDLGFSAAVTIDLEVWLPGQNKFREISSISNTRDFQARRAKIRYKDDKKNILAHTLNGSSLAVGRTLVAIMENYQNEDGSVTIPEVLKKYM; from the coding sequence ATGATAGATATAAAATTACTTCAAAAAGATTTTGATTATGTAGTAACATCTTTAAAGAAGAAAGGTGTTGATAATGAACTTTTAAATAGTTTAAATACTTTGGCACAAAATACAAAAGATAAAAGACAAACTATGGAAGAGGTTACAGCAGAGCAAAATATCTTATCAAAAGAGTTTGGAAGATATAAAAAAGAAAATATTGATATTAGAGAACTTCAAGAAAAAATCAATAGTTTAAAAACTAAAAAACAAGAACTTGAAGATGAGGTTAAAGTTTTAGAAGAAGAACTTAATGCTATTATTTTAGGAGTTCCAAATTTACCAGATGATAGTGTTCCTTTTGGAGCTGATGAAAATGAAAATGTTATTTTAGAAGTTGTTGGACAAAAGCCAAATTTCTCTTTTACTCCTAAAGAACATTGGGATTTAGAGTGTGATTGGTTGGATTTTCAAAGAGGTGTAAAACTAGCAAAATCAAGATTTACAGCACTTAAAAGTGATGGTGCAAGATTAGAAAGAGCTTTGATAAATTATATGCTTGATTTTAATAGACAAAGAGGGTTTAATGAGTGGTATGTCCCTTTTATGGCAAATTCTAATGCTCTTTTAGGAACGGGACAATTACCAAAATTTTCAGATGATTTATTTAAAATTGAAGGTGAAGATTTATATCTTATTCCAACTGCTGAAGTTAGCCTTACAAATCTTTATAATGATGAGATAATATCAAAAGATGAGTTACCACTTTTACTTACATCATATACTCCTTGTTTTAGAAAAGAAGCAGGAAGTGCAGGGCGAGATACAAGAGGACTTATAAGACAACATCAATTTGATAAAGTAGAGATGGTTGCTATTACTTCACAAGAACAATCAGATGAAATTTTTGAAAAAATGGTACAGTGCGCAAGTGATTTATTATCTAGTCTTGGACTTTGTCATCAAAAGGTACAACTTTGTAGTGGAGATTTAGGATTTAGTGCAGCAGTAACTATTGATTTAGAAGTTTGGTTACCTGGACAAAATAAGTTTAGAGAGATTTCAAGTATTTCAAATACAAGAGATTTTCAAGCAAGACGAGCAAAAATAAGATATAAAGATGATAAAAAAAATATTTTAGCACATACTTTAAATGGCTCAAGTTTAGCTGTAGGAAGAACACTAGTGGCTATCATGGAAAACTATCAAAATGAAGATGGAAGCGTTACTATTCCAGAAGTTCTAAAAAAATATATGTAA
- a CDS encoding metal/formaldehyde-sensitive transcriptional repressor produces the protein MAYCCDVERKKLQNRINRIHGQIHSLKNKFNDEKFHLDSDPYETIRQLTAIKGAVTGMIASYVEHYAKGHMIEQIKNGSQADAEAQIDNLLEIIKVYGK, from the coding sequence ATGGCATATTGTTGTGATGTAGAAAGAAAAAAACTACAAAATAGAATAAATAGGATTCATGGGCAAATTCATTCCCTAAAAAATAAATTCAATGATGAAAAGTTTCATTTAGATTCAGATCCTTATGAGACAATTCGACAGCTAACAGCAATAAAAGGAGCAGTTACTGGAATGATTGCTTCTTATGTAGAGCATTATGCAAAAGGACATATGATTGAACAAATAAAAAATGGAAGTCAAGCTGATGCAGAAGCCCAAATAGATAATTTACTTGAAATTATAAAAGTATATGGAAAATAG
- the ccsA gene encoding cytochrome c biogenesis protein: MTNFLKNLFAMPMMITFLIFMALALAVATFVENDFGVLGAKSFVYGQTWFELIMLILTIGIVIHIIIFKMYKKDKFFTFFIHISIIFIFIGSAMTRYLGYEAVMTIDEGTIENKVYSTDEYIQIKISNETNEEYFEQIVMMTPLNQTDFKYKTTINDKPLNIKYNSFISNAVEKLTPHNDGKILMDIILSEVMGTKNIILEDKEQLNTTFLNFTLNNKIENSNKPTINFETINNHFFLNSNLPITIYSNDLESQKTIEANKQTLIEKNKIYKIGQTQFKIYDALTNGKIQVIQNDNFLDKEFQISAVIVDLEFDNKISQIPLYKKSNSSNGVPQVLNIENKKIEILWGAKEITLPFSILLNDFVLERYPGSNSPSTYSSHIKVYDKEENSSFEYTIFMNNVLDYKGYRFFQSSYKMDESGTILSVNKDPGKIPTYIGYSLLFFGLILTLFIKNSRFSKLINKKYSLEEIKSLYKMKQNISIFILCLFIFLPRNVLSADIEKIYNIDKNHSKNLSSLLVQDYQGRIKPISSLAIEILNKTTNKNQIKNLNETQFFISMMMYPEIWRKVKIFKVKDISIKKLLDIPEEEFLFSFDDVYTKYGTYKLAYEIENSNNKTNSNRTNYDKELIKIDEAINISYALFNGDFFKVFPQKNSLNNKWLNIQEATSYDNEQAIEINSLIKNYYFSLLSNNWDKANNYLLEIKDYQRGIASNIIPSELKIEVELLLNYLDIFERLMPIYLILGLLLLCIVFINIINSNINIGKITKIIFFILIISFILHTFGLSLRWYVAGHAPWTNGYESMIYISWAILISGIIFSKQSNLALSCTAILSGITLFVAHLSWLEPQITTLQPVLKSYWLTIHVSVITASYGFLALSALLGFFTLILYICANPKYENEKFFRILLSIKESSKINEISILIGIILLVIGNFLGGIWANESWGRYWAWDPKETWTLISIIVYVIIIHLKYIKNAIDDYILSVLSVIAYLSIIMTYFGVNYFLSGKHSYAAGDPIIIPNFVYIVLIIIGLVIILSFKNRRIL, from the coding sequence ATGACTAATTTTTTAAAAAATCTTTTTGCTATGCCAATGATGATAACTTTTTTAATATTTATGGCATTAGCCTTAGCTGTTGCTACTTTTGTTGAAAATGATTTTGGAGTATTAGGTGCAAAATCATTTGTATATGGACAAACTTGGTTTGAACTTATCATGCTTATTTTAACTATTGGCATTGTAATCCATATCATCATTTTTAAAATGTATAAAAAAGATAAATTTTTTACTTTTTTTATACACATTTCTATAATTTTTATTTTTATAGGTTCTGCAATGACTAGATATCTTGGATATGAAGCTGTTATGACAATTGATGAAGGAACTATAGAAAATAAAGTTTATTCAACAGATGAATATATACAAATAAAAATTAGTAATGAAACAAATGAAGAGTATTTTGAACAAATAGTTATGATGACTCCTTTAAATCAAACAGATTTTAAATATAAAACAACAATAAATGATAAACCTTTAAATATAAAATATAATAGTTTTATTAGTAATGCAGTTGAAAAATTGACTCCTCACAATGATGGAAAAATATTAATGGATATTATTTTATCTGAAGTTATGGGTACTAAAAATATAATTTTAGAAGATAAAGAACAACTAAATACAACATTCCTAAATTTTACACTAAATAATAAAATAGAAAATTCAAATAAACCAACAATAAACTTTGAAACAATAAATAATCACTTCTTTTTAAATTCAAATCTACCAATAACAATTTATTCAAATGATTTAGAAAGTCAAAAAACTATTGAAGCAAATAAACAAACATTAATTGAAAAGAATAAAATATATAAAATTGGACAAACACAATTTAAAATATATGATGCTTTAACCAATGGAAAAATACAAGTTATTCAAAATGACAATTTCTTAGATAAAGAGTTTCAAATTAGTGCTGTTATTGTAGATTTAGAATTTGATAATAAAATATCACAAATTCCACTTTATAAAAAATCAAATTCTTCAAATGGAGTTCCTCAAGTATTAAATATTGAAAATAAAAAAATTGAAATTTTATGGGGTGCAAAAGAGATAACATTACCTTTTTCTATTTTATTAAATGACTTTGTACTTGAAAGATACCCTGGTTCTAACTCTCCATCAACATATTCAAGTCATATAAAAGTCTATGATAAAGAAGAAAATAGTTCATTTGAATATACAATTTTTATGAATAATGTTTTAGATTATAAAGGCTATAGATTTTTTCAATCTTCATATAAAATGGATGAAAGTGGAACAATATTATCAGTAAATAAAGACCCAGGCAAAATACCAACATACATTGGCTACTCTTTACTTTTCTTTGGGCTTATTCTTACATTATTTATAAAAAATAGTAGATTTTCAAAACTTATAAATAAGAAATATTCTTTAGAGGAGATTAAAAGTCTATATAAAATGAAACAGAATATATCTATATTTATACTTTGCTTATTTATATTTTTACCAAGAAATGTTTTAAGTGCAGATATAGAAAAGATTTATAATATTGATAAAAATCATAGTAAAAATTTATCTTCTCTTTTAGTTCAAGATTATCAAGGGCGGATAAAACCAATTAGCTCCTTAGCAATTGAAATTTTAAATAAAACTACAAATAAAAATCAAATAAAAAATCTAAATGAAACACAATTTTTTATAAGTATGATGATGTATCCTGAAATTTGGAGAAAAGTTAAAATATTTAAAGTAAAAGATATATCTATTAAAAAACTTTTAGATATACCAGAAGAAGAATTTTTATTCTCTTTTGATGATGTTTATACAAAATATGGAACTTATAAACTAGCCTATGAAATAGAAAATAGCAATAATAAAACTAATTCAAATAGAACAAATTATGATAAAGAACTTATAAAAATCGATGAAGCAATCAATATATCTTATGCTCTTTTTAATGGAGATTTTTTTAAAGTATTTCCACAAAAAAATAGTTTAAATAACAAATGGTTAAATATACAAGAAGCAACATCTTATGATAATGAACAAGCTATCGAAATAAATAGTCTAATAAAGAATTACTATTTTTCATTACTTTCTAATAATTGGGATAAAGCAAACAATTATCTTCTTGAGATAAAAGACTATCAAAGAGGTATAGCTTCAAATATTATTCCAAGTGAATTAAAAATAGAAGTAGAATTACTTTTAAATTATCTTGATATATTCGAAAGATTAATGCCTATTTATCTCATTTTAGGACTGCTTCTTCTTTGCATCGTCTTTATAAATATAATAAATAGCAATATAAATATAGGAAAAATAACAAAGATAATTTTCTTTATTTTAATTATTTCTTTTATTTTACATACTTTTGGTTTATCTTTAAGATGGTATGTAGCTGGTCATGCTCCATGGACAAATGGTTATGAATCAATGATATATATTTCATGGGCTATTTTAATATCTGGTATAATATTTTCAAAACAATCTAATTTAGCTCTTAGTTGTACAGCTATTTTAAGTGGAATTACACTTTTTGTTGCACATTTAAGTTGGTTAGAACCTCAAATTACTACTTTACAACCTGTTTTAAAATCATATTGGCTTACAATCCATGTAAGTGTCATAACAGCTAGTTATGGTTTTTTAGCACTTAGTGCTTTACTTGGTTTTTTCACATTGATTCTATATATTTGTGCAAATCCAAAATATGAAAATGAAAAGTTTTTTAGAATTTTACTTAGTATAAAAGAGTCTTCAAAAATAAATGAAATATCTATTTTAATTGGAATCATCCTTTTAGTTATTGGAAACTTTTTAGGTGGAATTTGGGCAAATGAGTCATGGGGAAGATATTGGGCTTGGGATCCAAAAGAAACATGGACACTTATTTCTATAATTGTTTATGTAATAATAATTCATTTAAAATATATTAAAAATGCAATAGATGATTATATTTTAAGTGTTTTATCTGTAATTGCATACCTTAGTATAATTATGACTTATTTTGGTGTAAACTATTTTTTAAGTGGTAAACACTCTTATGCAGCAGGAGATCCAATAATAATTCCAAACTTTGTATATATAGTATTAATAATTATAGGGCTAGTAATAATCTTATCATTTAAAAATAGAAGAATTTTGTAA
- a CDS encoding cation diffusion facilitator family transporter yields the protein MANCNFGLNDHKPFLVKEVNHNHHHEHHHHEHSHEKHSHCDGHHHEHGHSHDHRGTDKKVLKWALGITLITMFLEFFYGFLSNSLALVSDAIHMFTHSFALIISLVAIIIASKVAPISKTFGYYRIEVLAAFINGITIILSIIWIVYEAYERFIEPQIIDIKMAMIVAIIGLIINIITGIILMQGDKNNINLKSAFVHMLSDALSSVAIIIGYVIIYYTSWYFIDIILAVIVAVVILKWAIDILKNSINTLLESSPVDINEVKNFIEKNDKVLELHDIHIWEITQDMYNMTAHVKIDKKDLENYEDILHKINHNLKNKFKIVHTTFQFEW from the coding sequence ATGGCAAATTGTAATTTTGGTTTAAATGACCATAAACCGTTTTTAGTTAAAGAGGTAAATCATAACCATCATCATGAACATCACCATCATGAACATTCTCATGAGAAACATAGTCATTGTGATGGGCATCATCATGAACACGGTCATTCTCATGATCATAGAGGAACAGATAAAAAAGTTTTGAAATGGGCTTTAGGAATAACTTTAATAACAATGTTTTTAGAGTTTTTTTATGGATTTTTATCAAATTCTTTAGCGCTTGTTTCAGATGCAATACATATGTTTACACACTCTTTTGCTTTGATTATTTCTCTTGTTGCTATAATAATTGCTAGTAAAGTTGCACCAATTTCTAAAACATTTGGATATTATAGAATAGAAGTTTTAGCTGCTTTTATAAATGGAATCACAATAATTTTATCAATAATTTGGATAGTTTATGAAGCATACGAAAGATTTATTGAACCACAAATAATAGATATAAAAATGGCTATGATAGTGGCAATTATTGGTCTTATTATAAATATTATTACAGGTATTATTTTGATGCAAGGAGATAAAAATAATATAAATTTAAAATCAGCATTTGTTCATATGTTAAGTGATGCTTTATCTTCTGTTGCAATTATTATAGGATATGTTATTATTTATTATACTTCTTGGTATTTTATAGATATTATTTTAGCTGTTATAGTTGCTGTTGTTATTTTAAAGTGGGCTATTGATATATTAAAAAATTCTATAAATACTTTACTTGAGAGCTCACCAGTTGATATTAATGAAGTGAAAAATTTTATAGAAAAAAATGATAAAGTTTTAGAACTTCACGATATACATATTTGGGAGATAACTCAAGATATGTATAATATGACTGCACATGTAAAAATAGATAAAAAAGATTTGGAAAATTATGAAGATATTTTACATAAAATAAATCATAATCTAAAAAATAAATTTAAAATAGTTCATACCACTTTTCAGTTTGAATGGTAA
- a CDS encoding sensor domain-containing protein translates to MNKISLKPKTLLKLISKNSPDMLWIKDLKGRYLYANSAVCRDLLMTTPKEVIGKTDMFFANREREKHRDKMDWHTFGELCKNTDKETLQTMKPTKFLEYGNIKGKMTYLQVNKAPFFDKNNKLVGVIGSARDITEETLLKEKNNHLMYFDQLTSLPNRHKIIIDILEKKPTSCLVFNIDDFKEVNDFFGTNNADEILKDIASRFIKQKYNTYRIDGDEFAILFFDEKSIEDLQNEAKNILNLLDDEPFYIEDKSILISFSVGIAKSNDNLLTKADIAVNNAKSSDNHICVYDESHNIEERYKENIELAAQIKDAILEDRIVCYYQPLLNIENGEIYAYESLVRMIDSEGNLIPPFKFLKFSKKIRLYSSITKKVVQEACKTFQNRDENFSINLSIDDIKDTSTVEFILKTIQDTNTASRVTFEILESEGIENYNEVINFINQIKSLDAKIAIDDFGTGYSNFEHILRLDVDYIKIDGSLIKNIVQDEKHRIIVETIVSFARRIGIKTVAEFVSDDQILETIKNIGITCAQGFHIGKPESL, encoded by the coding sequence ATGAATAAAATTAGCTTAAAACCGAAAACTCTTCTAAAACTCATTTCGAAAAACTCACCTGATATGCTATGGATTAAAGATTTAAAGGGGAGATATCTTTATGCAAATAGTGCTGTATGTAGAGATTTACTTATGACTACTCCAAAGGAAGTTATAGGAAAGACTGATATGTTTTTTGCTAATAGGGAAAGAGAAAAACATAGAGATAAAATGGATTGGCACACTTTTGGGGAATTGTGTAAAAATACAGATAAAGAAACTCTACAAACAATGAAACCAACAAAGTTTTTAGAGTATGGTAATATAAAAGGTAAAATGACTTATCTTCAAGTCAATAAAGCTCCTTTTTTTGATAAAAATAATAAATTAGTCGGAGTTATAGGTAGTGCAAGAGATATTACTGAGGAGACTTTGCTAAAAGAAAAGAACAATCATCTTATGTATTTTGATCAATTAACATCTCTTCCAAATAGACATAAAATAATTATTGATATTTTAGAAAAAAAACCAACTTCTTGTTTAGTTTTTAATATTGATGATTTTAAAGAGGTAAATGACTTTTTTGGTACAAATAATGCTGATGAAATATTAAAAGATATTGCTTCAAGATTTATAAAACAAAAATATAATACTTATAGAATAGATGGTGATGAATTTGCTATTTTATTTTTTGATGAAAAATCAATAGAAGATTTACAAAATGAAGCAAAAAATATATTAAATTTACTTGATGATGAACCTTTTTATATAGAAGATAAATCAATTTTAATAAGTTTCTCAGTAGGAATTGCAAAAAGTAATGACAATCTTCTAACAAAAGCTGATATTGCGGTGAATAATGCAAAATCTTCAGATAATCATATATGTGTTTATGATGAAAGCCATAATATTGAAGAAAGATATAAAGAAAATATAGAGTTAGCAGCACAAATAAAAGATGCAATTTTAGAGGATAGAATTGTTTGTTATTATCAACCCTTATTAAATATTGAGAATGGTGAAATTTATGCTTATGAATCTCTTGTTAGAATGATTGATAGTGAAGGTAATTTAATACCTCCATTTAAATTCCTAAAATTTTCTAAGAAAATAAGACTTTATTCTAGTATTACTAAAAAAGTTGTACAAGAAGCTTGTAAAACTTTCCAAAATCGAGATGAAAATTTTTCAATAAATCTTAGTATAGATGATATAAAAGATACTAGTACTGTTGAATTTATATTAAAAACTATTCAAGATACAAATACAGCTTCAAGAGTTACTTTTGAAATATTAGAATCAGAAGGTATTGAGAACTATAATGAAGTTATAAATTTTATTAATCAAATAAAATCTTTAGATGCAAAAATAGCAATAGATGACTTTGGAACAGGTTATTCAAATTTTGAACATATTTTACGACTAGATGTTGATTATATAAAAATAGATGGTTCTTTAATAAAAAATATAGTTCAAGATGAAAAACATAGAATTATTGTAGAAACAATAGTAAGCTTTGCTAGAAGAATTGGTATAAAAACTGTTGCTGAATTTGTTTCAGATGATCAAATACTTGAAACAATTAAAAATATTGGAATTACTTGCGCACAAGGTTTCCATATAGGAAAACCTGAATCTTTATAA
- a CDS encoding helix-turn-helix transcriptional regulator, translated as MSSNETIFQFCDNQSKMIFPLDKIETNIYNKKVVDSVYFIKANLYLQDDVIVQSSSKVDGILLDFNLIGNVSYKSKIHNYGFSTTNNKTDIELIKEENTESKAKKGEVNKISLIVKKDFLSNNLPLNKKSEYILNSLEKNSCQELLKSKSTNFLTNKILNQLYNCDMYDGNLGDIFLQSKALELLYYEFSELFKDEKVVKNNIVKFDEKDIQALYKAKELILSLGEDYTISTLSKKVALNEFKLKTGFKKYFNTSPGNLLIEQKMLKAKELLERGDYNINEVSNILGYKYQQSFTATFTKYFGFNPKYIMKINRYYY; from the coding sequence ATGTCTTCAAATGAAACAATTTTTCAATTTTGTGATAATCAAAGTAAAATGATTTTTCCATTAGATAAAATTGAAACAAATATTTATAATAAAAAAGTAGTTGATTCAGTCTATTTTATAAAAGCAAATTTATATTTACAAGATGATGTTATTGTGCAATCAAGTTCAAAGGTTGATGGAATATTATTAGATTTTAATCTTATAGGAAATGTAAGTTATAAATCAAAAATACATAATTATGGATTTTCAACAACTAATAACAAAACTGATATAGAACTAATAAAAGAAGAAAATACAGAATCAAAAGCAAAAAAAGGGGAAGTAAATAAAATATCATTGATTGTAAAAAAAGATTTTTTATCTAATAACTTACCATTAAATAAGAAAAGTGAATATATATTAAATTCTTTAGAAAAAAATAGTTGTCAAGAGCTTCTAAAAAGTAAATCTACAAATTTTTTAACAAATAAGATTTTAAATCAACTTTATAATTGTGATATGTATGATGGAAATTTAGGAGATATTTTTTTACAATCAAAAGCTTTAGAATTACTTTACTATGAATTCTCAGAGTTGTTTAAAGATGAAAAAGTAGTTAAAAATAATATTGTAAAATTTGATGAAAAGGATATCCAAGCTTTATATAAGGCAAAAGAGTTGATTTTATCTTTAGGAGAAGATTATACTATATCAACTTTATCTAAAAAAGTTGCACTTAATGAATTTAAATTAAAAACAGGATTTAAAAAATATTTTAATACAAGCCCTGGAAACTTGCTAATTGAACAAAAAATGCTAAAAGCAAAAGAGTTGCTTGAAAGAGGAGATTATAATATCAATGAAGTTTCAAATATACTTGGATATAAATATCAACAAAGTTTTACTGCTACATTTACAAAATATTTTGGGTTTAATCCAAAATATATTATGAAAATAAATAGATATTACTACTAA